One window of Bactrocera tryoni isolate S06 chromosome 2, CSIRO_BtryS06_freeze2, whole genome shotgun sequence genomic DNA carries:
- the LOC120768745 gene encoding protein toll-like — MTELNKLTLVYNVDVEPEPPEYFTSIWKGTHLQLIIKSNRYEIREADIISILTDILYNTNQVEMLTLSVQGLRNQTLSLQKLTQTFFKNFPGLRQLDLAGNNMKMLDANIFVTLKQLSCLNLSRNEIRELPESLFAYQRELFILDLSHNLLTYLWPHLFDHTPWLWQLKLGGNHLHDTTNLMENLKPLHYLHRLDVSQNHLQTNWSSETSFNRTPRLLTNFLHNMDSALEDVLNYITKFQPEMYEGGKINSTVINLSGNRLREFSLDWLVPLNITCPFEINLEHNLIENIFALQNFSSTTANCAPKIKITGNPIVCDCKLVWIYSENYRSLLNGSQCVQTSTKLIKDLAQLEHNELCDWGPVLCPIKCNCYTQLEFLHINCKGAEHIEQLPRPEQVGLKSSILDISYNNFIVLPLNTTFGYANVSHLNASHNKITSINISQLPTNLTVLDLRNNYLKTLSNEFLRTYINESTKLQYLYLSENRWICDCSTQQLVYTIRTHRTLIPDADQLLCANLLNDTLLIDNVSGLCPTPVNVEYYQYLNTTVISVGLTIIILLCIIALFYKYKLEVEVWLYSHNILRFCIRECELDKHKTFDAFISYAHQDADFVNHTLLPQLEQCEPPFRVCTHERNWLAGAYIPEQIIESVEQSRRTIIVLSQHFIESDWARMEFRTAHQCSLTEGRARIIMIKYGEITKSDLLDRELRAYLDMNTYLDWKDVRFWSKLRYAMPHKVGRERNSDMLKINGRMYVMGQVEMNRLGEEIA; from the coding sequence ATGACTGAGCTGAATAAATTAACACTAGTCTATAACGTTGACGTTGAACCAGAACCACCGGAATATTTTACATCAATATGGAAAGGGACTCACCTACAACTGATTATTAAATCAAATCGATATGAGATCCGGGAAGCAGATATTATAAGTATACTAACTGACATACTTTATAACACGAATCAAGTGGAAATGCTTACGCTTAGCGTACAAGGTCTAAGAAACCAGACCTTATCGCTGCAAAAATTGACGCAAACATTCTTCAAAAACTTCCCTGGGCTAAGACAGCTTGACTTAGCcggaaataatatgaaaatgttggacGCAAACATCTTTGTAACGCTAAAGCAATTGAGTTGTCTGAATTTGAGTCGTAATGAAATCCGGGAATTGCCCGAAAGTCTGTTTGCATATCAGCGTGAACTTTTCATACTGGATCTGAGCCACAATTTATTGACATATTTATGGCCACACCTTTTCGATCACACTCCTTGGCTATGGCAGTTGAAACTTGGTGGAAATCACCTGCACGACACCACAAATCTTATGGAAAATCTGAAACCGTTGCATTATCTACATAGGCTAGACGTAAGCCAGAACCACCTGCAAACTAATTGGAGCAGCGAGACGTCCTTCAATAGAACGCCAAGGTTACTGACAAATTTTCTACACAACATGGATTCGGCTTTAGAAGACGTTCTTAATTATATTACCAAGTTCCAACCAGAGATGTACGAAGGTGGCAAGATTAACTCAACAGTAATCAATTTAAGTGGCAATCGTTTGCGCGAATTCTCTTTGGATTGGCTTGTACCTCTGAACATTACATGCCCTTTTGAAATCAACTTAGAGCACAATTTGATTGAAAACATTTTCGCTTTACAAAATTTCTCCAGTACGACTGCTAATTGTGCGcccaaaatcaaaataactGGTAATCCGATCGTGTGCGATTGTAAATTGGTTTGGATTTACAGTGAAAACTATCGTTCGCTGCTCAATGGTTCACAGTGCGTTCAGACGTCAACCAAACTGATAAAAGATCTCGCGCAGCTGGAACATAATGAACTGTGTGACTGGGGACCAGTATTGTGCCCGATAAAATGCAATTGTTACACACAACTTGAATTCTTGCACATCAATTGCAAGGGTGCGGAACATATCGAACAGCTCCCACGCCCCGAGCAAGTTGGGCTCAAGAGTTCGATACTCGATATTAGCTATAACAATTTCATTGTATTGCCGCTAAACACCACCTTCGGCTATGCTAACGTTTCGCATCTCAACGCGTCGCACAATAAAATCACGAGCATTAATATCAGTCAACTGCCAACTAATTTGACGGTTTTGGATCTACGAAATAATTACTTAAAAACTTTGAGCAATGAATTTTTGCGTACATACATCAATGAGAGCACAAAACTACAATATCTCTATCTAAGTGAAAATCGTTGGATTTGCGACTGTTCCACGCAGCAATTGGTGTACACCATACGTACACATCGGACACTCATACCCGATGCCGACCAGTTACTCTGTGCTAATCTGCTGAACGATACACTCCTAATAGACAATGTGAGCGGGTTGTGTCCTACTCCTGTTAATGTTGAATATTATCAGTACTTGAATACAACTGTGATTAGTGTAGGGTTAaccattattattttactttgcaTTATCGCACTcttctataaatataaattagaagTGGAAGTCTGGTTATATAGCCACAACATATTGAGATTTTGCATTCGCGAATGTGAGCTGGATAAGCATAAAACGTTCGATGCGTTTATTTCATATGCACACCAGGATGCAGACTTCGTCAACCATACACTACTGCCGCAACTCGAACAGTGCGAACCACCATTTCGTGTATGCACACACGAACGCAATTGGCTGGCTGGCGCTTACATACCTGAACAAATCATCGAATCGGTGGAACAGTCGCGTCGGACGATCATTGTGCTCTCGCAGCACTTCATCGAGTCGGATTGGGCGCGCATGGAGTTTCGGACAGCGCATCAGTGCTCGTTGACCGAGGGTCGTGCGCGCATAATAATGATTAAATATGGCGAAATCACGAAAAGTGATTTATTGGATAGAGAACTAAGGGCATATTTGGATATGAATACTTATCTGGATTGGAAAGATGTCAGATTTTGGAGCAAATTACGCTACGCCATGCCACATAAAGTGGGTAGAGAGAGGAATTCCGATATGCTAAAAATTAACGGCAGGATGTATGTTATGGGACAAGTTGAGATGAATCGTTTGGGCGAAGAAATTGCTTAA